AAACtaacgaaaaaaataagatgACCTTGTCTACCTGCTGAGACTGCTATGAACATCGTAACCATTATGACTGAACATTGATGTCAGGTGTTATCAATCAATGGCAGACAATTGATGatattttgatgaaagaTTTGTGAAATGTAACCTTCTTTTCATATGGATCACAATTACTTCAAGGCCCCATCATCATAGACGCATCTTCAACAACCCATATGTAAAAACCACTTAAATGGATTCGTTACATGTGATACACGGGACAGAGCAAACCTGACAACATTTGCTTTCGTTGATTGTGTAACCATCGCTAAAAGCTTTCTGCCTAATCACTTCCTAGCAATTCGAAAATTAAGTACCATTGTCATAGTCTAGAGATTCACCACCAGTTCTGGTCAGTTAATTAGCTTGAAATGTATTTCAAAACATAAGCATATATAGTAATTGAATGATTAAGTTGCTAAATTAGAATCAGAAGATTCAATTTCAGTAACATAAAAGGACACGTCTTTTTGCTAAAGATATCGTCCATCAAAAAACTTCgcttttccaaataaaatattctttGAACTTAAACATGTAAAAGGATGTCAATTCCGTTTGATTCGAAGTTCATATATTCCTAGTACTTTCACTATGCCTCTACGGATGTAAATGTTcatgataaattttttacatttctcGATTAAATTAATACTTCCTAGTAAATGATTACAAAAAAGTGTATGTAGAACAATAACAAATATTCTCGTAAGCTCGGAAATTTGGTGGTTTCAGTAATTAACAAGTGCAGCGTCGTCACTACCGATGAAGTTTGAAACCACCACAACATAAAAATGTCACAAGAAAATTCGGTGCATCGTAGTTCTACTAAAAAGACTCCAATTAAAATTGCTTTCATCCATCCGGATTTAGGAATTGGTGAGATTATGCCGCTTTTTGAAGACGGCCGTAACTAATTACTTTAGGTGGTGCTGAGAGGCTTGTTGTAGACGCTGCTGTTGGATTACAATCACTAGGGAAAGAAGTTGTAGTATTTACGTCTCATTGTGATAAAAAACATTGTTTCGAAGAAATACGCGATGGTAGGTGCCTGGAATTGCTAGTTGAGGATTGATGATGGCATTTATATATATCTAACTTTATGAAATAATAGGTACTATAAAGGTAAAGGTATATGGTGATTGGCTTCCTTCTTCTATATTTGGCAGGCTCAGCATTTTCTGCAGCTCTCTCAGACAAGTCTACTTGACGATGATCCTTCTGACGAATTACATGCACTTTGACGCTATTATTGTAGATCAGCTTTCAACATGTGttccatttcttcttttggcTAGCCAGATGatccttttttattgtcaTTTTCCTGACAAATATCTTGCTAAACGCGGTGGAATCCTTAAAAAGTTGTATCGTATTCCTTTTGATACGGTTGAAGCAGAGTCTGTTCGACTTGCAGATCGAATTGTTGTTAATAGCAAGTTTACAGCTTCCGTCTTCAAAAAAgcatttccaaaaattcgTAAGCCCCTTCGAATCGTTCATCCTTGCGTTGATATAGAGGCAGCTAGCAAGCCTTTGGAGTTTCAACTCCCTGAAAAAATTCTGTATGTCTTCCTTTAGtgctttgaatttttactaactttGGAAATATCTTATATCTATGGAATAGAAAGAAACGGAAATCGATTGTCATGAAATGATTTCCCTTTCTACGTTTCCTTTCCATTTGATTATAAGGTATTTACGTTATAGTCAACGAAAGCTTTTAATTTCCGTCAACCGATTTGAAAGGAAGAAGGATATTCGACTTGCAATCGATGCTTTTAGTGCATTGCGCGATCTTTCTGCTAACCGATTTCCTGAATACTTGCTTTTAGTAGCCGGTGGCTACGATATTCGTGTTTCAGAAAATCGTCgatatttaaaagaattgcaGGAATTTTGTGAACAAAAGGATCTTTCTTATACGACTGTAAAAGATAATTGGGATAACATAACTGTTGCTCCTTCTACCAAtgtattgtttttattatcagTTCCTTCAAAGGTTCGGGAtgctttaatttcttcttctagAATATTGCTCTACACTCCTGAAAATGAACATTTTGGTATTGTCCCTTTGGAAGCCATGCTTCGTAAAGTTCCAGTATTAGCCCAAACGAATGGTGGGCCCTTGGAAACGGTTATAGATGGAAAGAATGGTTGGCTTCGTCCTAGAGACGCGAAAATTTGGGGAAATGTTATATATGAAGCGACTACTAGTACTACATATGATACTGCTGCCATGGGTGAAGCAGGGAGTGAATGGGTGAAGAATGAATTTTCTACAGATGCAATGGCTCGAAAATTCGAATCGGAAATAATGTCTGGAATACGATCAATCACGCCCGAAAAAAGATTAATGAGACGCGTGAATGGACTGTTGGCTGTCTTTGTTCTATTTATGCTATTTTGGGGGACATGCATTATCGCTGCAACTGTTCCCTTCGCCATAATCAAATTGTATTTCGCTCAAACGTATTCAAGCGTAAAACTCGGATTTATGCTAGGAACTTGTATAGTTTCAGT
This region of Schizosaccharomyces pombe strain 972h- genome assembly, chromosome: II genomic DNA includes:
- the alg2 gene encoding mannosyltransferase complex subunit Alg2, coding for MSQENSVHRSSTKKTPIKIAFIHPDLGIGGAERLVVDAAVGLQSLGKEVVVFTSHCDKKHCFEEIRDGTIKVKVYGDWLPSSIFGRLSIFCSSLRQVYLTMILLTNYMHFDAIIVDQLSTCVPFLLLASQMILFYCHFPDKYLAKRGGILKKLYRIPFDTVEAESVRLADRIVVNSKFTASVFKKAFPKIRKPLRIVHPCVDIEAASKPLEFQLPEKILQRKLLISVNRFERKKDIRLAIDAFSALRDLSANRFPEYLLLVAGGYDIRVSENRRYLKELQEFCEQKDLSYTTVKDNWDNITVAPSTNVLFLLSVPSKVRDALISSSRILLYTPENEHFGIVPLEAMLRKVPVLAQTNGGPLETVIDGKNGWLRPRDAKIWGNVIYEATTSTTYDTAAMGEAGSEWVKNEFSTDAMARKFESEIMSGIRSITPEKRLMRRVNGLLAVFVLFMLFWGTCIIAATVPFAIIKLYFAQTYSSVKLGFMLGTCIVSVSFLTFTVYAKLTNL